The Desmodus rotundus isolate HL8 unplaced genomic scaffold, HLdesRot8A.1 manual_scaffold_385, whole genome shotgun sequence genomic sequence ACATCAGGAGCCATGGAATCTGAGACACAAATCTCAACTGCCACATGTTGCTCGATTCTTAGTTGGTCCAGATTGGAAATGCTCTTGGAGACCATTTGCCCCAATAGTTTCCAAACTCTTCAGACCTGGAATGGGGATTCTCCCATTCTGGTACCCTTCCACCTCCTGATTTCAACCTGaactcttctcttttcttacctCATAAttgggctccccccacccccgcaaatttttttatcctcacccgaggacactttttcattgcttttagagaaacattgacgtgaaaGAGGAATACTGAGTGGCTGGCtggcctcttgcatgcaccctgaccggggaccaaacctgcaacctgggtatgtaaCCCTAACCCataatcgaacccatgaccttttggtccacaggacaACACTCCTGACTGAGCCTCACTGACCAGGGCAGGCTTCCCTTTTAAAATTCCCACAAAGGTTTCTCTGACTACAAAGTTCGCAAACTCCTATTCACAGAGGGCTCAAGGAGGGGCTCTCCTTGAACCTCTGAGGGCAGCGCTGAGTTGGGACatgttggggggagggaagatCTGGGGTTCCCCCACATCCACACGCTGGTACCTCAGCATCAGAGAAGAGTCCCTTGGTGGTGGACATGAGTAGCTTCTGCTCCACGCTGTCGAGTGCAAAGGTCAGGACTGCCCGGGCCTCCTAAGGATGAGGGATAGAAGGTGGGGGCCCTGGGCTCTCCCCTCAGACACAATGTTGGCCGATCCCAAAGAAAGGACTTGCCTTTCCCAAAGCCAGGTACCCCTGCATACGGTGTGGTTGTCTACCTAGAAACCACCCCTCCCAGCTTTCCTGGCCTTTCCCCTGAATTCTACAGCCAATTCCAACCACAGGGTTCTGTTGGGCTTCCAGGCAATATTTCTGCCCTGCAGGGGGAGCCATAGTGCACCTCATTTACCTGGTGCCTCCAAGCCTGTGCTCTGTACTGCTGGGGCTCGAAGCTGGCAAATGCATTTTCCAGATGCCCCTAAAAGTTAGGTTCCACCTGTAATCTGGTGGGAGACTGGCAGGAGGGAAACCATCACCTGGGTCCTCACTCTGACAGTGGCAGTGAGGTGCGGTGGGTCCTGGACTTCTGCAGCCAGGGCAAAGCCACGTCTACACAGCCACAACTGACTGCAGCAATGCCTCCGATAGCATAGGCATGAGCTGGCTGTAGGTTCCtgatcttttttcccttttgttccttcAGCTCTTCCAACACTGTTGTAACCAGTTCCCTGCATTAAACTCTCGGTTGGAAGCCCCCCCAGTGGTTTCTGCTTTCCTGACTGGATGTAAGTGGGCAAATAGCTCAGAGTAACCACAGCCCGAGGATACTGTGAACTTGAGCTGATGAGGAATGCTGTCTCTTCTGTGCTTCTGAGCCTCTTAAGAGCTTAAGTGGCCAACCACAGCCTCAGGAGAGACACTGGCCAGAGAGAATGGAGCCAGCGTGCAGGAAAGAGCAGGCACtaagaaatgcaaaggaaatcCTGATGGCGTTCGAGGCCCTGGCTCGATCTGTTCTTTCTGAGTTTGGTTCTGAACGTCAATAAATTCCCTGTTTGCTCACGCAGTTTGAGTTGGTTTCCTGCACTTGCCATGAGGAACAGAGCACAGCCTGTCAGCTGGGACTGGGGTGGTACGAGCCAACTGTGGTGGGAAAGTGTGGCCTACAGGAGAGGGCCAGGGTCTGCCACAGCCCTTCACCACCCTGGCCTTCACACCTACCTTTTCCTGTTTGGCTGTGGGGTCTAGCATGAGGGTCCCATCAGCGTCCAGGGCACAGGTGACCCCACAGAAGAGGGCCCGCATGGGCACACCTGCGTCGACTAATGCCATGCAAGCGGCGTTGAGGCAACAGGCCAGGAGCTGAGTGCCACAGGGAGCAGTTAAGAGTTTCCACTGCAGGGCTGGCCGGCAGAAGTGTCCCTGCCTCCATCCCCCCAGCCCATGCGGTGGCAGCATCACTAACTGACCACAGGAAGGCAGTACAGCAGTTTTATAAGTGGTTCTGGGATCACGTAACCTTGGGTTCCAGAACTGAccttgtgaccttgagcaggtgacttactctctctgaacctcaatcAGGGATCAGGATATTCAACAGACATACACTGGCAGGCGCCAAGCACCTCTAGGGAAAccaagggcagagagaggaagaaaacttcCAGATCCCACAGGAGGTactggcagagccaggcctggagccTGGGAATCTGGCAGCTGCCACGAGTGACAGACTGGCAGGGAGGTGGCGGGAGTCGTCATTACCGGTATCTCAGGGGGCCAGCCATCCAGGGGAGAAGCGTGGCCGTGGTGCAGTGGAAGGTGAGCACAGGGCCGAGCCAGACACCTGGCCCTACCTCAGTTGGCTGCCCCGGTCTAGCACAGAGGATAAGGGCCCACCTGTAGAATCTGTCCCACTTCTGCCACCAACCTTCTACGAGCTTTACTTCCCCTGTGCAATGGGATTACAACAGCCCATCCCTCCTCCTATCTATGAAGTGCCTGCCCCAGAGAGGACCTCTAGAAATGCCTGTTTCTGGTCCTCAGCCTCAACCTGTCACCCAAACCACAGGGGTCTTTCAAAGATGAGCTGTTGGCCCAACTGCTTTGCCAGCTCAGGGCTCCCCTAGGTCAGCCCTGACTTGTGGCTCGGTTGGGTGTCATCACGCAAAGATCACTGGCTgggtcccggtcagggcacacgccttgggttgcaggttcggtccccagctggggcatgtacTAGaagaaaccaattgatgtttctctctctctcttcccctttttctaagaACATCAATCTGCCAGGGGACTTGGGCTCTGGAACCAAACAgtgtgggttcaagtcctggctctgccggTTACTACTAATGTGGGTTGAGTTTGCTGTGCAGATTAAGTGAGTTGACATGTGTACGGCACTTAGAATAGTGCtcggcacacagtaagcactcaatctgtttgctgttctttttcaacAAGTTGGTTTTGTGCCTGTCAAGTGTTTGGAGGTCTTCTGGCTAGCGGAGGATATGTATGGCCATGAGCAAGGGAGGAAATTAGGGAAATTATGGAGATTctggaggacttcctggaggaggcagcttGGGGGAAAGGATACAGAGCCAGCATCACTGATAACCTGCAGCACGACGGTGATGGAGGTGCGAGGGTGCAGCACCCCCAGCACCACTGCTTCACATGTGTTCCTGATCAGCCGCTCCCGGCTCTTCTCTGCTACACCTGGGGAAATCAGGGGTGGGAAGAGGTCAggcttttctcttcttccacatATCTAACCCAAGCCTCTGGAAAGGGCCTGCAGTCTCAGCCTGGGTTGGGGCAGTACCCTCCGTGGATGGCACAGTATTCCCAATGGGCAGGAGGTAGGGCCTGGCTGTCACTCACCTCACCCCTACCACTGCCAGCATCTAGCAAGGGGGCCGCCTGGGGGAGGAAAATCCCAGAGTTCCCAGGCCCCATGCTGCTGCCAAAGCTCAACCCAGTGGGCCCAGTCCCCAGGAGTGAGGGAGATAGGAGGCAAAGGGCATAAAAACATGTtaatggaaagaaggggagatggaaccaggaaagaggagggggaaggggagactcgagagacagagaaaggctaagagaaaagaaagagactcAGAGGAAGAGTTGGAGATAGAGATAGAAGTTGCTGAGGGGAAATGAGAGGACAGTGCAGACTGGGGACAGCAATGAGGGAGAAGCTGGACAGGGGTTCTGGACAGCAGGGACATCTGGAGACCCAATTACCAGGCAGCCCGATCTTTGGTCTCAGGATCACTTCCAGTGTGGCCTTGTTGAAGATCTCTTTGCTGACCTTCACCTCGGCTGGCCCGTACACCCCCGCCAGGATGGAGGTATCCCCTGGGGAGAGAGCATGGAGGCCTCACCCATGTGTGTCCTGCCCCTGGGGCTCACTACAAGGCACTTAACAGTGTGGGCGTCACTCTGGCCCACCACTTGTTGGCAGTGATTCTAGGGGCACTTGctctatttctctcccttcacttccacatctgtgaaatggggacagtaaCAGTACCTCCCTCACGgcactgtgaggattaaatgagataatgcaccaCACTGCCTGGAACAGCTGAGTATACAAAAGACTTTAGCTAACATTACTAACAGGAAGTTCTTCCTGACAGCTAACCTTCCTCTCTCTTACTGCAGCTGCTCTCAACCTGTCCCAAagcttcccccagccccacctgcttcCCTCACTCAGGCTCTTGATCCCAAACTTTGCAGCAGTCAGGACACCCAAGACAGGGATGTATCTCTGGGTGTGGGTCCTGACTCCCAGTTATTTTCCAGAGTGGGTATGGACCAGAGAGGGGGAAGCAAGACCTGAGAAATAAAAAGCCTGGCTTCTAGTCCGGTCTGCCTCCTCCCATCTATGCACCCTTGGCTGATTTTgctcacttctctgggcctcagttttacAATGTGCAAATGGGAGACCGGACTCCAGCAGCGGCTTCCAAACTTTTCTGACCATAACTCCAAGAAATACATTTTGCAACGGGACTCAAAACGCCTGCAgatctgtgtgtgtataaatggAACAAAGGCTTGACAAAACATCTTACCATTACTGCCTTGACATACTCTGATATTTTCTACTCAATTCCAGTGAAAAACAATGAacgcagtggttctcaaccctgttTGCACATTCAAATCACCCCAAAGCTTTaagacactgaggcccaggcccTCCTCCAGAGATCGTAATTCAGCTGCTTAGGGTGGGGTTCAGGCACCGGGAGTCAGAGCTCCATAGGCCACTCTGTGtgtagggagggaaggggaaccTGCGACCTGCAGTGTGAAGAAATGAGCTGAGAACAGCTTCCAAACACTGTTCTGAAATCAGAACCACCGCAGCATGAAACGGAGAATGTAGAGGGCAGGTTCTGGGGCtatgcatgtttttttttaatcctcacctcaggACATTTTTCCGTTACTTTTTAGAGGAAAGGATATAGAAACATCCATCAGCCACCTCCCACATGCACTTGGACCTGGGGAATCCTATGTGTCCAGAcctgggatggaacccgcaacctttcggttatgggactacgctccaaccaactgagccacactggccagggccttggCCTCTGCATTTTACGCCCACCAGAGATTCTGAGGCCAGAAGCACCTAGAACATGCTTTTAAGGGTCTTCAAGGACTCCTTGTTCCAAAGGCCTGGGGCTTTGGGGTTTTAGAACATGGAAGATGCTACCCTTCTCAGTAGTGCTAAATTCTAAGAAACTTGAGACATCTGAATTTAGCAAGAGAGCCTGGGGGCAGGCCCGAGAAGGTCCCTAGTTGGGCTGTTTTTCCcggggttgggaggaggggctgtTGCACA encodes the following:
- the EXOSC5 gene encoding exosome complex component RRP46 isoform X2 translates to MEGAVQADAKIRSEYGTDPGSRGPGCSLRHFACEQNLLSRPDGSASFLQGDTSILAGVYGPAEVKVSKEIFNKATLEVILRPKIGLPGVAEKSRERLIRNTCEAVVLGVLHPRTSITVVLQLLACCLNAACMALVDAGVPMRALFCGVTCALDADGTLMLDPTAKQEKEARAVLTFALDSVEQKLLMSTTKGLFSDAELQQCLAAAQAASQHVFRFYRESLQRRYSKS
- the EXOSC5 gene encoding exosome complex component RRP46 isoform X1, with product MEGAVQADAKIRSEYGTDPGSRGPGCSLRHFACEQNLLSRPDGSASFLQGDTSILAGVYGPAEVKVSKEIFNKATLEVILRPKIGLPGVAEKSRERLIRNTCEAVVLGVLHPRTSITVVLQVISDAGSLLACCLNAACMALVDAGVPMRALFCGVTCALDADGTLMLDPTAKQEKEARAVLTFALDSVEQKLLMSTTKGLFSDAELQQCLAAAQAASQHVFRFYRESLQRRYSKS